CGAATTGGATTTCAACTCCCCGGAAGGATAGCGTTGCTCCTTTATTTCTAGAGCCGTCAAATTTGGTTGCTATCTCTCTGTTAAAAGGGAATTCAGCTCTTCACGCGCATGAAAACAGTAAGAAACAGATGTTAAAGAATATTAATAAAGTTTTAAGGAGGGGAGGTAATGAATCCTTTTTGTTTGCACAAGCTTTATGGAATAATTACCTAGGCCAAGTGCTCATAGGTAATCCATCTGCAGTAATGTGATTTTTACTGTGATTGCTTATGCCCTTCTCCAATCAATTGTTTTATGCCTGAATAGCCTCTTTCTTTCATCCATGCTTCCATCTCAGAGCAGACTTTCTTAAAAACATCCATCCCTCTATAATGCACTGCAGTGCCAATCCCCAAAGCAGTAGCTCCTGCCATGAGCATCTCAATAGCATCTTTGCCGTAGGTTATCCCTCCGGTTCCGATAACAGGAATATCAACTGTTTCATAGACTTGGTAAACGCACCTTACTGCAATCGGCTTTATTGCAGGGCCGCTTAATCCTCCTGTCTTGAAGGAAAGGACCGGCTTCTTAGCATCAATATCTATAAGCATGCCGGGCCCTGCTGAGTTAATAGCAGTAATAGCGTCAGCTCCTGCCTCTTCCGCTGCCTTGGCAACAGATGCAATATTCTCTGTAGGAGAAAGCTTGGCTGACACCGGAATCTTTCCAACTGCGTTTTTCACAGTTTCAACCACTTTTCCCGTCATAGAAGGATCAGTGCAGAACAGGACATCATTCTTTGAAGTGTTCGGGCAGGACATGTTGACTTCGATCATCTCTGGCTTTTTTTCAGCAATAAAGGAAGAAATTTCTGAGAACTTTTCAATAGTTGGTGCATATATTGATGCGATCAATGGGAAATCCCTTTTCCTGAGCTCCTGCCATTCCTCCTCCATGTTCTTATATCCTGGCCCAGGCAATCCTACGCAATTGATCATCCCATGCTCCCAGACCAATATCTTGGGATTCTGGTGGCCTTTTCTCTCAACCATGCCGATGGACTTCATGGTTACAGCTCCTGCCCCTCCTTCCTTCACCACTCTTTTGAGGATAGGAGCGCCCATTCCGAGAATTCCAGAAGCTAATATTGTCGGGTTAGAAAGGGTTATGTTGCAGAGCTTGGTTTGGAGCATAGAAACAGGAAATGCTGGCTTGATTAATAAAGGTTTGGTGGGCTCACTTCATAAGCTCTCTTGGAACTTCAAACTCCTGTTCAGAATACACGATATCCTCGGTCTGGGAGATGCATCTTTTGCAGATATCCATCATCATCGAATACTTCTCTATGATCTCCTGGCTTTGCACCGAAGAACCATATCGCGCATCCTCCCTTTCATCTACGATGCTTCGTTGTTCCTTTTC
This portion of the Candidatus Nanoarchaeia archaeon genome encodes:
- a CDS encoding dihydroorotate dehydrogenase produces the protein MLQTKLCNITLSNPTILASGILGMGAPILKRVVKEGGAGAVTMKSIGMVERKGHQNPKILVWEHGMINCVGLPGPGYKNMEEEWQELRKRDFPLIASIYAPTIEKFSEISSFIAEKKPEMIEVNMSCPNTSKNDVLFCTDPSMTGKVVETVKNAVGKIPVSAKLSPTENIASVAKAAEEAGADAITAINSAGPGMLIDIDAKKPVLSFKTGGLSGPAIKPIAVRCVYQVYETVDIPVIGTGGITYGKDAIEMLMAGATALGIGTAVHYRGMDVFKKVCSEMEAWMKERGYSGIKQLIGEGHKQSQ